A single window of Gossypium arboreum isolate Shixiya-1 chromosome 13, ASM2569848v2, whole genome shotgun sequence DNA harbors:
- the LOC108462053 gene encoding protein HIGH ARSENIC CONTENT 1, mitochondrial isoform X2, with protein sequence MDAPKSCTPEEVATVNVISAKDLLGSNYCYLDVRTPEEFSKSHIDHAFNVPYMFITQEGKVKNPEFLKEVSLILKKDDHIIGCNSGGRGVRACVDLIEAGYENVSNMEGGYSAWVDAGLTSAGDKPAEELKTFCKFRP encoded by the exons ATGGATGCCCCTAAGAG TTGTACGCCTGAAGAAGTTGCCACTGTGAATGTAATATCTGCAAAAGATTTGCTTGGATCAAACTACTGCTATCTGGATGTGAG GACACCCGAGGAGTTCAGTAAAAGTCATATTGACCATGCTTTCAATGTTCCTTACATGTTCATCACACAAGAAG GTAAAGTGAAAAATCCAGAGTTCCTGAAGGAGGTCTCCTTAATCTTGAAAAAGGATGATCACATAATT GGTTGCAACAGTGGAGGACGAGGTGTCCGAGCTTGTGTTGATCTTATCGAGGCT GGTTATGAGAATGTGAGTAACATGGAAGGTGGTTATTCAGCTTGGGTCGACGCTGGACTCACATCTGCCGGGGATAAACCTGCTGAAGAGCTCAAAACTTTTTGCAAATTTCGcccttaa
- the LOC108462053 gene encoding protein HIGH ARSENIC CONTENT 1, mitochondrial isoform X1, with translation MDAPKSCTPEEVATVNVISAKDLLGSNYCYLDVRTPEEFSKSHIDHAFNVPYMFITQEGKVKNPEFLKEVSLILKKDDHIIVGCNSGGRGVRACVDLIEAGYENVSNMEGGYSAWVDAGLTSAGDKPAEELKTFCKFRP, from the exons ATGGATGCCCCTAAGAG TTGTACGCCTGAAGAAGTTGCCACTGTGAATGTAATATCTGCAAAAGATTTGCTTGGATCAAACTACTGCTATCTGGATGTGAG GACACCCGAGGAGTTCAGTAAAAGTCATATTGACCATGCTTTCAATGTTCCTTACATGTTCATCACACAAGAAG GTAAAGTGAAAAATCCAGAGTTCCTGAAGGAGGTCTCCTTAATCTTGAAAAAGGATGATCACATAATTGTG GGTTGCAACAGTGGAGGACGAGGTGTCCGAGCTTGTGTTGATCTTATCGAGGCT GGTTATGAGAATGTGAGTAACATGGAAGGTGGTTATTCAGCTTGGGTCGACGCTGGACTCACATCTGCCGGGGATAAACCTGCTGAAGAGCTCAAAACTTTTTGCAAATTTCGcccttaa
- the LOC108463053 gene encoding uncharacterized protein LOC108463053, translating into MAADVSSLHRVLSGYKDDLTVGNESGGPKSTALITRDLLGVGVGGSAFTDTKHDQSQELDLDLHVPNGWEKRLDLKSGRVYLQRCNSTNSSSSSDGTKHQTNPTVAKLQDLNIPTSPLPCKPSLNLFDESNLELKLVPSSSNYQSVCTLDKVKSALERAEKEPIKKRTSPSSLWKSSLSPSYSSSSSSIKDSQKSEFSIEKFASPIAAGCPGCLSYVLIMKHNPKCPRCNTLVPIMPAAKKPRIDLNISI; encoded by the exons ATGGCTGCCGACGTTAGCTCTTTACATAGAGTTTTAAGTGGGTACAAGGATGATCTAACGGTGGGGAATGAATCTGGTGGACCAAAATCAACAGCTTTGATTACTAGAGACCTTCTTGGCGTCGGAGTTGGTGGCTCCGCCTTCACCGATACCAAACATGATCAATCCCAAGAACTTGACCTTGACCTTCATGTCCCTAACGGATGGGAAAAGCGCCTTGACTTGAAG TCTGGTAGAGTGTACTTGCAAAGATGCAATTCAACaaattcatcatcatcatccgatGGGACTAAGCACCAAACCAATCCAACAGTGGCAAAGCTTCAAGATTTAAATATCCCAACATCCCCATTGCCTTGTAAACCTTCGCTAAACCTATTCGATGAGAGCAACTTAGAATTGAAATTAGTCCCATCATCAAGCAATTACCAGAGTGTGTGCACCCTTGACAAAGTAAAATCCGCGCTCGAAAGGGCTGAGAAAGAGCCGATAAAGAAGCGAACATCACCGTCATCATTGTGGAAATCATCCTTATCACCTTCCTATTCTTCATCATCATCTTCAATCAAAGATTCACAAAAAAGTGAATTTAGTATAGAGAAGTTTGCATCACCGATTGCGGCTGGCTGCCCGGGTTGCTTATCCTATGTGTTGATAATGAAACATAACCCTAAATGCCCTAGATGCAATACCCTTGTTCCTATCATGCCAGCTGCTAAGAAGCCTCGCATTGATCTCAATATATCAATTTGA